A genomic segment from Variovorax paradoxus B4 encodes:
- the pqqB gene encoding pyrroloquinoline quinone biosynthesis protein PqqB: MRITVLGSAAGGGFPQWNCNCPNCAGVRNGTVRAKPRTQSSIFVRPDEGDDGVLFNASPDILEQIRSSPILQPARAMRDTAIAGVVLIDGQIDHATGLFMLRERGTPLPLWCTDPVAEDLSQGNPVLRVLSHYCGVARHPIALDGNAFEVPGVPGLSFRSLALTGKAAPYSPHREQQVAGDNIGVTILDRRSGKSLFYAPGLGAITPPVFDAMASADAVMVDGTFWTDDEMIRLGVGSKRAREIGHLPQSGEGGMIEWLSKLPATTARRMLIHINNTNPILDEDSDEHAALRRAGIEPCEDGMTIQL; this comes from the coding sequence ATGCGCATCACTGTCCTGGGCTCGGCCGCTGGCGGCGGCTTTCCGCAATGGAATTGCAACTGCCCCAATTGCGCCGGCGTGCGCAACGGCACGGTGCGCGCCAAGCCGCGCACGCAGTCGTCGATCTTCGTGCGCCCCGACGAGGGCGACGACGGCGTGCTGTTCAACGCATCGCCCGACATCCTGGAGCAGATCCGCAGCAGCCCCATATTGCAGCCCGCACGCGCGATGCGCGACACTGCGATCGCGGGCGTGGTGCTGATCGACGGACAGATCGACCATGCCACCGGACTTTTCATGCTGCGCGAGCGCGGCACGCCGCTGCCGCTGTGGTGCACCGACCCGGTTGCCGAAGACCTGAGTCAGGGTAATCCCGTGCTGCGCGTACTGTCGCACTACTGCGGCGTGGCGCGCCACCCGATCGCGCTCGACGGCAATGCCTTCGAGGTGCCCGGCGTGCCCGGCCTGAGCTTTCGTTCGCTGGCGCTGACCGGCAAGGCCGCGCCGTATTCGCCGCACCGCGAGCAGCAGGTGGCGGGCGACAACATCGGCGTGACCATCCTCGACCGCAGGAGCGGCAAGAGCCTGTTCTACGCGCCGGGCCTGGGCGCCATCACGCCGCCCGTGTTCGACGCCATGGCCAGCGCCGACGCTGTCATGGTCGACGGCACCTTCTGGACCGACGACGAAATGATTCGCCTGGGCGTGGGCAGCAAGCGCGCGCGCGAGATCGGCCACCTGCCGCAGTCGGGCGAGGGCGGCATGATCGAGTGGCTGTCGAAGCTGCCCGCCACCACCGCGCGGCGCATGCTGATCCACATCAACAACACCAATCCCATCCTCGACGAAGATTCCGATGAGCATGCGGCGCTGCGGCGCGCAGGCATCGAGCCCTGCGAGGACGGGATGACCATCCAACTCTGA
- the pqqA gene encoding pyrroloquinoline quinone precursor peptide PqqA produces MKWETPTATDLRFGFEITMYVSAR; encoded by the coding sequence ATGAAGTGGGAAACCCCGACGGCCACCGATCTTCGCTTCGGCTTCGAGATCACGATGTACGTCAGCGCTCGTTGA